One Bythopirellula goksoeyrii genomic window, AGAGTACCAGGCTCTATTTTTACTGCGTCGCGTGAGAGCACATCGATCTCGACTTCCAGGTCTGTTGGATCTCCAACCTCTAACAGGGGTGTGCCGGCGTTTACGACGGCGCTACTTTGCTGAAACACTCGCAGCACCCGACCGTCGATTGGCGAACGAATCGGAAAGTTCCAACCATTGTTCTCCGCCAAGGGGGGATTCTCTGAAGGTGGACGTGATCGGATCAGGGCCGCCCGCGCCTGATCGAGTTCAAATCGGGCGATCTCCTTGTTTTGTAACGCCGTGCGCAAGAGCGCCTTCTGAGTCCGTGACGCTAGCAGGCGGCTCTCTACCTCACTCTCCGATACTGCCGAAGGACTATTAGATCGGGCATCTTGCACACGCTTAAGTTCACTGTCGGCGTATTGTTGATTGGCGGTGACCTCCTCGAGCATCGGCTCCATTTTCTCAAGTGTCGCTTCGGCGGCTTTCACGCGAGCCTCTGCCTGGGCAACTGTACGAGCATCCAAGAGTTCAGGGTCGCGGGGTTCAATGTTGGCGAGCAAGGTATCTCCGGCACGGACTTCGTCACCGGGGTCCATATCGATCCGTAGTACCCGCCCTGCTAGGGGAGCCGAGACCACATACTTTTCGCGAATGCGAGTCTTGCCATCCTGATCCACGGTCACGCGAATTGCGCCTCGTTCTGCCTGTGCCAGATCAACTTCCACAGGTTCGGGTATCAAGCCATAGGCAATCGCAGCCAAGACGGCCAGACCGAATGCGTAGAGCAGGAATTTTCTGAATTTCGATCGCATAAGTTTTGCAGGAAGAAATTAGACGCGGACAAACACGGATTTAACGGATCGTCGCGGATCAAAGCGATCTGCGAAAATCCGCTTAATCAGCGTTCATCCGTGTTCCATTTCTTACAATTACTCTCGTGATTTTAGTACGGCGATTAAATCCAACTCGTCCAGTCTGCGACGAACCAATAGGCCCGATATTACCGAAGCGAGTATCA contains:
- a CDS encoding efflux RND transporter periplasmic adaptor subunit, producing MRSKFRKFLLYAFGLAVLAAIAYGLIPEPVEVDLAQAERGAIRVTVDQDGKTRIREKYVVSAPLAGRVLRIDMDPGDEVRAGDTLLANIEPRDPELLDARTVAQAEARVKAAEATLEKMEPMLEEVTANQQYADSELKRVQDARSNSPSAVSESEVESRLLASRTQKALLRTALQNKEIARFELDQARAALIRSRPPSENPPLAENNGWNFPIRSPIDGRVLRVFQQSSAVVNAGTPLLEVGDPTDLEVEIDVLSRDAVKIEPGTLTLLEHWGGDRILQGRVKIVEPSAFTKISTLGVEEQRVNVIVSLVDPPQDRTELGDGFRVEARIVVAEADDVLKVPTSALFRVGDDWAVFRAVDGVAREQIVDVGLENGLEAEILKGLSSGDAVIVHPGDEVADGSKIRPRE